AGACCCACCAGACCAAACCAGGTGCGGAACATGGGGAAATAATGCAGGGCTTCGGCCTTGTCTTCGAAGGTAGGAATCTGGTTGTTCACCATGTCCATGAAGATCAGCCAGGCTTCGTCGTGCTGCGGGCCTTTGTTGGTCATGGCATATCCGCCCTGCTGTGCCAGCGATTCTTTGCTGACGTATTGCGAATACTCCAGTCCTTTATTTTCCATGGCGATGTCGTTGATAAACTGCGGGTCGCCCCAGCCGTTCTCGATAAACATCTGTTTGAGTTTGCGCACGCCCAGACCTGCAGTTTTGCCAAATCCTTCGCCCCGGGCCAGCTGGTGCAGCAATTCCATGGCGGCGTCGGCATTTCCGAAGTTGAGCTTAAGCCCACCGGTGCGTTCTTCGTTCAGGATGCCGTTTTCGAAACATTCCATCACAAACCCGAGGATGGTGCCCCAGGTGATGGTACAGATGCCGTAAGTGTCGCAATAGAAGTTTGCTTCGATGGTGAAATCGGGATTGAAGATGCCGGCAATGGAGCCCAGCGATGCAGCGGTTTCATACTCAGGGCCGTCCACCAGCACTTTCTGGCCTTTGTACGGGCCGGTGCGAAGCTGATATTCGTCCACTCCTTTGGAGCACGACATGTTGCAACCAATCCAGCAGCCGTCGGGCACACCTTGTGTGAAGTACGACTTGTACACATCGCTGTGGATGTTGATGGCTTCGGGATGTGAGCCGTATTTGAAGTTGTGCACAGGCAGCAGGTCGTAGTCGTTCATGATGTTGGTCAGGTGGGCCGTACCCTTGCTGCGCATTTCGTTTTGTTTGTCGTCGAGTTCGCGCATTTCGCGGTTGAAGCGACGACCACGTTCCATAATGGCCTCAAGATCAACCACATTGTTGAGATTGCCCTTCACACCGGGTATTTTTGCAACCAAAGCGAGGATCTTTTTGTTGCGAAAAACAGTGCCAATGCCGCCACGACCCGCCTGTTTGAAACGAACTTTTTTGCGTTTGGGGTCGTAGAAACTGAAGTTGAGCATGCCAATCAGTGAGTTCTCGGCAGCGGTTCCGGCTGAAACCACAGCTATGTTTTTCTTGTCCTGTTCGTTGGCTGCGTAATATTCGGTGAGCGCTTCGGCCAGTTCGTGGCTGTCGCGCGGGCCGTCGGGAGCCGGAAGAATTTCAATCTTGTGGTTTACGCCGTCAATAAAGATGATCACATCCTTTTCGGCTTTGCCCTGCACCTCAAAAGCGTCGAAGCCGGCAAACTTGAGGTAAGGCCCGAAAAAGCCACCCACATTGCTGTCCATGGCCTGGTCGGTGGTTGGCGAAATGCTCACGCATATGGATTTGCCGGCACCGGAGTATTGCGTGATGCCTCCGATAGGCCCCGAGGAAATGATGATTTCGTTGGCCGGATCGTCCCAGGCGGTGCGGGGTTCGGTGGCGTCCCACAACAACCTGAGGCCATACCCACGTCCGCCCACAAACTTTTCTTTCATCAAGGGGTCCACATCCTTGATGCGGATCTCGTTGGTGCTCAGGTTGATGTACAAAATCTTGTCCGTATAACCCCGGTCGAGGGCCGTGAAAGTGTAAGCCACCTGCCTGATGGGTTCGTGTGTTAAAGGATAG
This window of the Bacteroidota bacterium genome carries:
- a CDS encoding aldehyde:ferredoxin oxidoreductase; the protein is MEVASYPLTHEPIRQVAYTFTALDRGYTDKILYINLSTNEIRIKDVDPLMKEKFVGGRGYGLRLLWDATEPRTAWDDPANEIIISSGPIGGITQYSGAGKSICVSISPTTDQAMDSNVGGFFGPYLKFAGFDAFEVQGKAEKDVIIFIDGVNHKIEILPAPDGPRDSHELAEALTEYYAANEQDKKNIAVVSAGTAAENSLIGMLNFSFYDPKRKKVRFKQAGRGGIGTVFRNKKILALVAKIPGVKGNLNNVVDLEAIMERGRRFNREMRELDDKQNEMRSKGTAHLTNIMNDYDLLPVHNFKYGSHPEAINIHSDVYKSYFTQGVPDGCWIGCNMSCSKGVDEYQLRTGPYKGQKVLVDGPEYETAASLGSIAGIFNPDFTIEANFYCDTYGICTITWGTILGFVMECFENGILNEERTGGLKLNFGNADAAMELLHQLARGEGFGKTAGLGVRKLKQMFIENGWGDPQFINDIAMENKGLEYSQYVSKESLAQQGGYAMTNKGPQHDEAWLIFMDMVNNQIPTFEDKAEALHYFPMFRTWFGLVGLCKLPWNDVEPEDNHLTDEPAKVPAHVDNYVTIYKAVTGKPFDKHELIRQSERVYNFQRIFNLRRGYGMRQHDAQPYRAAGPVTIEEYESRAERYDNQLRELVGFDPEGKSTEEKLKALRAYRENRYEQLLDAVYQRRGWNKNGVPKISHLQAIGMDLPELIELVKPYQED